In Spirosoma agri, one DNA window encodes the following:
- a CDS encoding FtsW/RodA/SpoVE family cell cycle protein has translation MKPAPVPSGRIYLLGASALLLLLFIKLYINLIPALDRTKEAITSGQALTLETGLTSTSIQRLLTNGNYYTDPRDAALVGDSLSAKLAQNSALDNLGAINKRQISVVAPLGWRSRIGGSDFQNRLQLSRQQMGFDSVLYGRELNNPKAYSATVQAGSGRVAISGRVTRDDHPMDGVLVQLKRHLPTAQPDTLRDRFIYARTDADGHFSFAGLTDGAAYSVVPLKPGFEFGSRRGTNRLTSDQDFTFTARPHQLRLIGSVVYGQLKTDHALTVRSTTKFTWQFWSIIALFLLAFWAVQGFWSLRRFQPDPLLLPVLMLLTGISVLTLLAIQDPLQDTLYAWQTVQGIVIGLVGMTVISQLNIGRFYADWRYDWLFAFRDRTSVRLSGWTWLVLAVGLATLTLLVGSGPEGSGVRVNLSLFGLSVQPSEITKYLLLLFFAGFFAANEQQIRQLPDLRWRFAVSFGALAGAGSLMFLYLLLGDMGPALVVCFTFLLFYSIARGNLPLTLSAGVGYGLALWLLPGWLAALVSIVAVIGYMIWRGQARSMTRLGWAALLTEAPILLLLVMTLFAFGDQLPFVGSRLADRKAMWLSPWNNDVYGGDHLAHAFWTLASGGWFGQGLGKGAANAMPAAHTDMILPSIGEELGGIGVISVFLLFGILLHRIFLHARRAGQPFSFFLIAGIALATGVQFLLIAGGSIGLLPLTGISVPFLSYGKISLIINLIAMGAVFSVASRPGQVTQRQYLETHYDVVLMAGISGFLIGVLILVGRLLPIIGWRGSDYIVRPTRVVTRNGDPVYSYNPRIERLTRALASGTIYDRNGLILATSSPKLVDQQLSRLRESGLKSEQVRTLTQKRLQRYYPFGEHLFFWVGDLNTQLFWGQSNGYFAEATHFSELRGFNSRPRKTDLVTTDYRADRFSPSVELTRTLSVYDYSELAPALRAGLDSDEVAKRKAQNRDLHLSVNADLQVALQKALATSDYTDHRLSVVVLDAGSGDVLASAMYPLPNLKTPEPMLLADRDRIKLPYLVTERDLGMTYPTAPGSTAKILTATAAFNKLGSSASGVSYPIFCEEIIRRGARESEPCNESVDMRKAIVRSSNVYFIRMANDNKLDTELADLYLSTGMNVDLIGGYSFSNTNTDDERTKILRHWRDSSFVVRRNLYQSTQYPRRYRSEFSGLAWGQGQLTSTPASMARMAGAIANKGIMQPSRYVVSQAGKPQAISTGQPIIRRADYAEQLQEFMIDQSNPSGGRNKISIARVAGKTGTPERMVLGNRRNDGWFVFFAPTANGRSHTVTCIRIELGDSSADAVQLANTVVAPILQQRGYLGSF, from the coding sequence ATGAAACCAGCCCCTGTTCCATCCGGACGCATTTATCTGCTGGGTGCATCGGCTCTGTTGCTGCTGCTCTTTATAAAGCTGTATATCAATTTGATACCAGCACTAGATCGAACTAAAGAAGCCATTACTTCCGGGCAGGCACTAACGCTGGAAACGGGCCTTACGTCAACCTCGATTCAGCGGCTTCTAACCAATGGCAACTACTACACCGACCCGCGTGATGCGGCTCTTGTCGGCGATTCCCTATCGGCCAAACTTGCTCAGAACAGCGCTCTGGATAATTTAGGCGCGATCAACAAACGGCAAATTTCGGTCGTTGCCCCCCTGGGGTGGCGAAGCCGGATAGGGGGTTCCGATTTTCAAAACCGGCTCCAGTTGTCTCGTCAGCAAATGGGCTTCGATTCCGTGCTGTACGGGCGTGAACTCAATAATCCGAAAGCTTATTCAGCCACAGTACAGGCAGGGAGTGGACGGGTAGCGATATCAGGTAGGGTCACGCGGGATGATCACCCAATGGACGGTGTATTGGTTCAGCTCAAACGCCATCTGCCGACAGCCCAGCCGGATACCCTGCGCGACCGCTTCATCTACGCCCGAACCGACGCCGATGGTCATTTTAGTTTTGCTGGTCTGACAGATGGGGCTGCCTACAGCGTGGTACCCCTCAAACCCGGCTTCGAGTTTGGGAGTCGGCGGGGCACAAACCGGCTGACCAGCGATCAGGATTTTACGTTTACCGCACGGCCGCACCAGCTTCGGTTGATCGGGTCGGTGGTATATGGTCAGCTCAAAACGGACCACGCACTGACGGTGCGTTCGACAACAAAGTTCACCTGGCAATTCTGGTCGATTATCGCCCTCTTCTTACTTGCTTTCTGGGCCGTGCAGGGATTCTGGTCACTCCGGCGTTTCCAGCCCGATCCGTTGCTGTTACCCGTGTTGATGCTGTTAACGGGTATATCCGTACTCACGCTGCTGGCCATTCAGGACCCGTTGCAGGACACACTGTATGCCTGGCAAACGGTACAGGGCATCGTGATTGGGCTTGTTGGAATGACCGTAATATCCCAGCTGAACATAGGCCGATTCTACGCTGACTGGCGCTATGACTGGTTGTTTGCCTTTCGTGATCGAACATCCGTCCGCTTATCGGGCTGGACGTGGTTGGTGCTCGCCGTCGGATTGGCTACGCTAACGTTACTCGTTGGTTCGGGACCGGAGGGGAGCGGAGTACGGGTAAATCTATCGCTCTTTGGCCTGAGCGTTCAGCCCAGCGAAATCACCAAATACCTGCTGCTGCTGTTCTTTGCCGGATTTTTTGCGGCCAATGAGCAACAGATCCGGCAGCTACCCGACTTACGGTGGCGTTTTGCCGTGAGCTTCGGCGCACTGGCTGGCGCGGGTTCGTTGATGTTTCTCTACCTGCTGCTTGGTGATATGGGTCCGGCACTGGTCGTCTGTTTTACGTTCCTGTTGTTTTATAGTATCGCCCGTGGCAATCTACCGCTAACCTTGTCTGCTGGCGTTGGTTATGGGTTGGCACTGTGGTTGCTACCTGGTTGGCTGGCGGCTCTGGTCAGCATCGTCGCGGTGATTGGCTACATGATCTGGCGCGGTCAGGCCCGATCAATGACCCGGCTTGGCTGGGCGGCCTTACTAACGGAGGCCCCAATTTTGCTCTTACTGGTTATGACCCTGTTTGCCTTTGGCGATCAATTACCCTTCGTGGGGAGCCGTCTGGCTGACCGGAAGGCGATGTGGCTTAGTCCCTGGAATAACGACGTGTATGGCGGTGATCATCTGGCTCACGCCTTCTGGACACTGGCCTCCGGTGGCTGGTTTGGGCAGGGGTTGGGTAAAGGAGCCGCGAATGCTATGCCTGCCGCTCATACCGACATGATCTTGCCGAGTATCGGTGAAGAACTGGGTGGAATCGGTGTCATTTCCGTGTTTCTGCTCTTTGGCATTTTACTGCATCGAATCTTTCTGCACGCCCGACGGGCTGGTCAGCCATTCAGCTTTTTTCTGATAGCCGGTATTGCGCTGGCAACCGGCGTTCAGTTTCTCCTTATTGCGGGCGGCTCAATTGGCCTTTTACCCCTTACGGGGATCAGCGTACCGTTTTTGAGCTACGGTAAAATCTCCCTGATCATCAACCTCATTGCGATGGGAGCGGTATTTAGCGTAGCGAGTCGGCCCGGTCAGGTCACGCAACGACAATACCTCGAAACGCATTACGACGTGGTATTGATGGCGGGCATTTCGGGTTTCCTGATCGGCGTTCTGATTTTAGTTGGCCGTTTGCTGCCGATTATCGGCTGGCGAGGCAGCGACTACATCGTTCGTCCGACCCGCGTGGTTACGCGCAACGGCGATCCCGTTTACAGCTATAATCCCCGGATTGAGCGGCTGACGAGAGCGTTAGCGTCCGGTACTATTTATGATCGAAACGGATTGATACTGGCCACCAGCTCACCGAAGTTAGTCGATCAGCAGTTGTCCCGGCTGCGCGAAAGTGGCCTGAAATCGGAGCAGGTGCGTACACTTACCCAAAAGCGGCTACAACGGTATTACCCCTTTGGCGAACACCTGTTCTTCTGGGTGGGCGACCTGAATACGCAACTGTTCTGGGGACAGAGCAACGGGTATTTCGCCGAGGCTACCCATTTCAGCGAACTGCGTGGTTTCAACAGTCGCCCCCGTAAGACGGATCTTGTAACCACTGATTATCGAGCCGACCGGTTCAGCCCATCCGTCGAACTGACGCGCACACTGTCGGTTTACGACTACAGTGAACTGGCTCCGGCCCTGCGGGCGGGCTTAGATAGTGACGAGGTAGCAAAGCGCAAGGCACAGAACCGCGACCTGCACCTGAGTGTCAATGCCGACCTTCAGGTGGCGCTGCAAAAGGCACTGGCGACCTCGGACTACACGGATCATCGGCTGTCGGTAGTTGTGCTGGATGCGGGCTCGGGCGACGTGCTGGCCTCAGCAATGTATCCGTTGCCAAACCTAAAAACGCCCGAACCGATGCTGCTGGCTGATCGGGACCGGATAAAATTACCCTATTTGGTGACCGAGCGGGATTTAGGCATGACGTACCCAACGGCTCCCGGCTCGACGGCTAAAATCCTGACCGCCACCGCTGCGTTCAATAAACTGGGCTCATCGGCGTCGGGGGTCAGTTACCCCATTTTCTGTGAGGAAATCATCCGGCGGGGTGCCCGCGAATCGGAGCCCTGTAACGAATCGGTTGACATGCGAAAAGCCATCGTCCGGTCGAGCAACGTCTATTTTATCCGAATGGCTAACGATAACAAGCTGGATACTGAACTGGCTGACCTGTATCTGTCGACGGGAATGAATGTCGATTTGATTGGCGGCTACTCCTTTTCGAACACAAACACCGACGACGAACGGACTAAGATTCTACGCCACTGGCGCGATTCGTCCTTCGTTGTGCGCCGGAACCTATACCAGAGTACGCAATACCCCAGGCGTTACCGCAGCGAGTTTTCGGGGCTGGCCTGGGGGCAGGGACAACTCACCTCGACACCGGCCTCGATGGCCAGAATGGCCGGTGCGATTGCCAACAAAGGCATTATGCAACCGTCGCGCTACGTTGTTAGTCAGGCGGGTAAACCACAGGCCATTTCTACGGGTCAGCCGATCATACGCCGGGCTGACTATGCGGAGCAGTTACAGGAGTTTATGATTGACCAGTCGAATCCATCGGGCGGACGGAATAAAATCAGTATCGCCCGGGTGGCGGGAAAGACGGGTACGCCCGAACGAATGGTACTGGGAAACCGGCGTAACGATGGTTGGTTCGTCTTTTTTGCTCCTACGGCCAACGGACGATCACATACCGTAACCTGCATCCGTATCGAATTAGGCGATTCATCCGCCGATGCCGTTCAACTCGCCAACACGGTCGTCGCGCCAATTTTACAACAACGAGGTTATCTAGGAAGCTTTTGA
- a CDS encoding FHA domain-containing protein, translating into MTILEQVKNLFGFTSAQPNAPIKSPEQTDSSIIAPKPLPAGPPPAAQRRDQILRFIVGKLRAYQNEPLTTPVTLQLSVVFASAEEEEVYRVALWASQPKKFQDELNRQLADNYINLPRNWQFTYSLLADELPTDCTYRDGNLGLTVIDQTKPAGAPIRAKLIALVGQTEQADYVLDPAQKTSFCIGRGHSTQTSSGRVRTNDIVFLNDDDAGFDPQRGVGNGAVSRSHATIRYDEAQQRYTLLVDQGGLPASGNKTKILHPDNSIERADISGMGYPLVDGDQVELGGEVTLLFEIMK; encoded by the coding sequence ATGACTATTCTGGAACAAGTAAAAAATCTGTTTGGCTTTACATCTGCCCAGCCCAACGCACCAATCAAATCACCCGAACAGACGGACTCATCGATCATTGCACCGAAACCGTTGCCAGCGGGGCCACCGCCAGCCGCGCAGCGACGTGATCAGATCCTGCGGTTTATCGTTGGAAAGTTACGTGCTTACCAAAACGAGCCCCTAACAACGCCGGTGACGCTTCAGCTGTCAGTGGTTTTCGCCAGTGCCGAAGAAGAGGAAGTCTATCGGGTAGCCCTGTGGGCCAGTCAACCAAAGAAATTTCAGGACGAGCTGAATCGTCAATTAGCTGATAACTACATCAACTTACCCCGAAACTGGCAGTTTACATACAGCCTCCTGGCAGATGAGCTACCCACTGACTGTACCTATCGGGACGGCAATCTGGGCCTAACCGTTATCGATCAAACGAAACCGGCGGGTGCACCGATCCGGGCTAAACTAATCGCCCTGGTCGGACAGACGGAGCAAGCGGATTATGTCCTTGATCCCGCTCAAAAGACCAGCTTCTGCATTGGCCGAGGTCATTCGACGCAAACCTCGTCGGGGCGCGTCCGCACCAACGATATTGTGTTCCTGAACGATGATGACGCTGGTTTCGATCCGCAACGAGGAGTGGGAAATGGGGCCGTTAGCCGGTCTCATGCGACCATTCGGTACGACGAAGCACAGCAGCGGTATACACTCCTCGTCGACCAGGGCGGCTTACCGGCCAGCGGCAACAAAACTAAAATTTTACACCCCGATAACAGCATCGAACGGGCCGACATTTCGGGCATGGGCTACCCATTGGTAGATGGTGACCAGGTTGAGCTAGGTGGCGAGGTCACGCTGTTGTTTGAAATAATGAAGTGA
- a CDS encoding serine/threonine protein kinase: MATIRFDTRFPGYEVLSELGRSNARILKARHLETGDLVAIKHFALNTDDETLRRFQRESAIMTSIAHPNIVKVREVQLEAELPYIVMELIEGGNLHQLIRQQERLDVPTTIRLGLQMASALKAIHPQGIIHRDIKPENILYRPLPSGELHFLLTDFGVARLHEQSNTLTGQSLMTYEYASPEQFNDPKGISVATDYYSMGVVLYECLHGNVPFALDDHSGIVTFMNKVLNETPPALTVTPSDQAAGPFVELLQGLLKKKASERISDPDELTWLLKQAEMNYLQANRASHAVAKNVPVSRTQKARTTEPTARVPELPREAPAVIVPASQSSSRTGPAVSWKLMALVLLIVFGGVALYFAVTGSKSTLGTQLSISNKKVAETPLKAATQADTMAQHELEEAQRRKMLRQEALTAAKTLSLEANDFRVGLFGGIKNVQLTLSNPSEVQFTSVTVRVTYYKDNGGLYKSENVIFRNVGPGSSSVRNAPNSDRGVSIKYKIMGYESPALINPDSVLVNEPIAPLN, from the coding sequence ATGGCTACCATTCGATTTGACACCCGGTTTCCCGGCTATGAAGTTCTGAGTGAGTTAGGCCGAAGCAACGCCCGCATTCTCAAAGCACGTCACCTCGAAACAGGTGACCTAGTGGCCATCAAGCATTTTGCGCTGAACACGGATGATGAAACGCTCCGTCGGTTTCAGCGCGAGTCAGCCATCATGACGAGCATTGCCCATCCCAACATCGTAAAAGTTCGGGAAGTGCAATTAGAGGCCGAACTGCCGTACATCGTCATGGAACTGATCGAAGGCGGGAATCTGCACCAGCTCATCCGGCAGCAGGAGCGGTTGGATGTACCGACAACAATTCGGCTTGGCCTGCAAATGGCCAGCGCGCTCAAAGCCATTCATCCGCAGGGCATCATTCACCGGGACATTAAACCCGAAAACATTCTTTACCGTCCATTGCCCAGTGGTGAGCTGCATTTTTTGCTGACCGACTTTGGCGTCGCCCGGTTGCACGAACAGTCGAACACGCTGACGGGGCAATCGCTAATGACCTACGAATACGCGTCGCCGGAACAGTTCAACGATCCGAAAGGCATAAGCGTCGCTACGGATTACTATTCGATGGGCGTCGTTCTGTACGAATGTCTGCATGGAAATGTTCCGTTCGCGCTGGATGATCACTCGGGCATTGTCACGTTTATGAATAAAGTGCTGAACGAGACACCACCAGCCCTGACGGTTACGCCCAGCGATCAGGCCGCGGGGCCATTTGTGGAATTGCTACAGGGCTTGCTGAAAAAGAAAGCAAGCGAACGCATCAGTGACCCTGACGAGTTGACGTGGCTGCTCAAGCAAGCCGAGATGAACTATCTTCAGGCCAACCGCGCCAGCCATGCTGTAGCCAAAAATGTCCCGGTATCCAGAACCCAGAAGGCCCGGACGACCGAACCGACTGCGCGTGTTCCTGAACTTCCCAGAGAAGCCCCAGCGGTTATTGTGCCAGCCAGTCAGAGCAGCTCCCGGACTGGTCCGGCAGTGTCCTGGAAGTTGATGGCGTTGGTCCTGCTCATCGTCTTTGGCGGAGTAGCCCTTTATTTTGCCGTTACAGGCTCGAAATCTACTTTGGGCACCCAGCTATCGATTAGTAATAAGAAAGTCGCTGAGACGCCATTAAAGGCCGCTACACAAGCCGATACGATGGCGCAACACGAACTGGAAGAGGCACAACGGAGGAAAATGCTCCGGCAGGAAGCTCTGACAGCGGCCAAAACCCTCAGTTTAGAGGCTAATGATTTTCGGGTAGGCTTGTTTGGCGGCATAAAAAACGTGCAGCTCACCCTAAGCAATCCGAGCGAGGTTCAGTTCACATCGGTTACAGTGCGGGTGACGTATTACAAAGACAATGGCGGATTATACAAATCGGAAAACGTGATTTTCCGGAACGTAGGACCCGGCTCGTCGTCCGTGCGCAATGCGCCCAACAGCGACCGGGGCGTCAGCATAAAATACAAGATTATGGGGTATGAGTCGCCGGCGTTGATAAACCCGGATTCGGTGCTTGTCAATGAGCCGATCGCCCCTTTAAACTAA
- a CDS encoding exo-beta-N-acetylmuramidase NamZ family protein yields the protein MNRRFSLLFASPLISTVCLLCLLLPTHWIPLSPDLPKERATPIRTAADQTDQYLPYLKGKRIGMVVNQTSIIGSKPSVDSLLNRGVQIVKIFGPEHGFRGNASNGAKVSDEVDAKTGIPVISLYGKNKKPSREQLADIDLLIYDIQDVGARFYTYINTLDHVMEACAENNKELVILDRPNPNGYCVDGPILEDHLHSGIGMHRIPITHGMTIAEFAQLINGEGWLPNKAICKLHILKVANYSHDLPYELPVMPSPNLNTQQSILLYPSICMFEGTIISQGRGTYMPFTVLGAPALKGKYAFSFRPVSLKGMSESPLHQDTDCYGLDLRKYDTSKLRKTGRINLGWLMELYKAYPDKDRFFDASQSKAMGSFDKLVGTENLRRQIIAGTSEDEIRRSWEPGLSAFKTTRKKYLLYP from the coding sequence ATGAATCGTCGTTTCTCCCTATTGTTCGCTTCCCCACTGATCAGTACGGTCTGCCTCCTTTGCCTGTTGCTACCAACTCACTGGATTCCGCTGTCGCCGGATTTACCCAAAGAGCGAGCTACTCCCATCCGGACAGCTGCTGACCAGACAGACCAGTATCTGCCTTACCTGAAAGGAAAGCGGATTGGCATGGTGGTCAACCAGACATCCATCATCGGCTCGAAACCCAGCGTAGACAGTTTGTTAAATCGGGGGGTTCAGATCGTGAAGATTTTTGGTCCTGAACACGGCTTTCGGGGCAATGCCAGCAACGGCGCGAAAGTGTCCGATGAGGTTGATGCTAAAACCGGGATTCCCGTCATCTCATTGTATGGCAAGAACAAAAAACCATCGCGCGAACAACTGGCCGACATTGATCTGCTCATTTACGATATTCAGGACGTGGGAGCCCGGTTTTACACGTACATCAATACGCTGGATCACGTGATGGAAGCGTGTGCGGAAAACAACAAAGAACTCGTCATTCTGGATCGACCCAATCCGAATGGGTATTGCGTTGACGGACCCATTTTGGAGGATCACCTGCATTCGGGTATCGGAATGCATCGCATTCCCATCACCCACGGCATGACCATTGCCGAATTCGCGCAACTCATCAATGGCGAAGGCTGGCTGCCCAATAAAGCAATCTGTAAGCTTCACATCCTCAAAGTAGCGAATTATAGCCACGATCTGCCTTATGAGCTGCCCGTTATGCCTTCCCCGAACCTCAATACGCAGCAATCAATTTTGCTCTATCCCAGTATCTGTATGTTTGAAGGCACCATAATCAGTCAGGGACGGGGTACGTATATGCCGTTTACGGTGCTCGGTGCCCCGGCGCTCAAAGGCAAATATGCTTTCTCATTTCGGCCTGTCAGTCTGAAAGGAATGAGTGAGTCCCCGCTTCACCAGGACACCGATTGCTACGGCTTGGATTTACGGAAGTACGATACCAGCAAGCTACGAAAAACAGGGCGGATCAATTTGGGCTGGCTCATGGAGTTGTATAAAGCGTATCCCGATAAAGATCGCTTTTTTGATGCATCACAAAGTAAAGCGATGGGCAGTTTCGACAAGCTGGTGGGTACCGAAAATCTCAGACGTCAGATCATTGCGGGTACGTCAGAGGACGAAATTCGCCGGAGTTGGGAGCCGGGTCTGTCGGCGTTCAAAACTACCCGAAAAAAGTACCTGCTCTATCCCTAG
- a CDS encoding serine/threonine-protein kinase: protein MPTVSLNTHFPGYEIIGELGRSNARVLKARHLETGDLVAIKHFALNTDAETLRRFRLESQLMTDIRHPNVVRVRDVQLDMPMPFIVMEWIEGGNLRTLLTEQGHLTIQTTIRLAQQMAEAFKAIHPRGIVHRDIKPENILFRLLSSGELHFLLTDFGVARIREQSQTMTGQSLMTYEYASPEQFDNPKGVDVATDYYSLGIVLYECLSGNVPFSLADSAGIAAFMNQVLQTRPSPILLPAGEYLPSSLDTILSWTLAKDPAERLSDVNELVLLLGQANVEQLQASRSGDRRAPVMPRTVAAPVPITPPVEAYSSLPDEEPEERSNGWMIGLGVLIVGILIGLAIFYTNQRKPNQSLSTPDSTITVTDSSDLNTMTDDTAAAADYPPEETPIDSSELYTAPAQPVEPSTTNTTPTIPDSTTTPTDSAKTNP from the coding sequence ATGCCAACAGTAAGCCTTAACACACATTTTCCGGGGTACGAAATAATTGGCGAACTGGGTCGGTCAAACGCCCGTGTGCTGAAAGCTCGTCATCTGGAAACGGGTGATTTAGTGGCTATTAAACACTTCGCGCTCAATACCGATGCCGAAACGTTACGACGGTTTCGGCTCGAGTCGCAGTTGATGACTGACATCCGCCATCCGAACGTGGTGCGGGTGCGGGACGTGCAGCTTGATATGCCCATGCCCTTCATCGTGATGGAGTGGATCGAGGGGGGGAACCTGCGAACGCTGCTCACCGAACAGGGCCATTTGACGATTCAGACAACCATCCGGCTGGCTCAGCAAATGGCGGAAGCCTTCAAAGCCATTCATCCGCGCGGCATTGTTCATCGGGACATCAAACCCGAAAACATTTTGTTCAGGTTGCTGTCCAGCGGTGAGCTACATTTTCTGTTGACCGATTTTGGCGTTGCCCGGATTCGTGAACAATCGCAGACCATGACGGGGCAGTCGTTGATGACCTACGAATACGCGTCGCCGGAGCAGTTCGATAATCCCAAAGGAGTCGATGTAGCGACGGATTACTATTCGCTGGGTATCGTTCTGTACGAGTGCCTGTCGGGGAACGTGCCGTTTTCACTGGCCGACAGCGCCGGAATCGCGGCCTTCATGAATCAGGTGCTGCAAACGAGACCATCCCCGATTCTGCTTCCGGCGGGGGAGTATCTCCCATCAAGTCTGGACACAATTCTGAGCTGGACGCTGGCTAAGGACCCCGCCGAACGGCTCAGCGACGTGAATGAGCTGGTGCTGTTGCTCGGCCAGGCCAACGTGGAGCAGCTTCAGGCCAGCCGGTCCGGTGATCGGCGCGCGCCTGTGATGCCACGCACCGTAGCGGCACCGGTCCCCATCACGCCACCTGTGGAAGCGTATTCCTCACTGCCTGACGAAGAACCCGAGGAACGTTCGAACGGGTGGATGATCGGGTTGGGCGTGTTGATCGTAGGTATTTTGATTGGGCTGGCCATCTTCTACACGAATCAACGAAAACCGAATCAATCGCTGTCAACGCCGGACTCTACGATTACGGTCACGGACTCTTCGGATCTAAACACCATGACCGACGATACAGCCGCAGCAGCGGACTATCCACCCGAAGAAACTCCCATCGACTCATCGGAATTGTATACGGCTCCCGCACAGCCCGTCGAGCCCTCCACCACCAACACCACACCGACCATTCCGGATTCAACCACCACGCCCACGGATTCGGCCAAAACCAATCCGTAG
- a CDS encoding glycoside hydrolase family 43 protein — MLATVALLMATLSQVFSQHQPPVVRQDIPLDSIRLSDPFILADKKTATYYMTGTGGMLWKSKDLKKWTGPFVIAKTDPASWMGPNPMSWAAELHHYKDKYYYFATFTNRAVKIDTVGENVIERRASHVLVSDNADGPYVPMSDPTYLPASKPTLDGTFWVDKDGKPYMVYCYEWLQNQNGTIEKIELKPDLSGSIGDGKLLFRASESPWSRENVKGSTGPNKVTDGPFLFNTGTGRLGMLWTSWIYDVYTQGVAYSKSGTLDGPWIQEKEPITPPNYGHGMLFQTLNGKWLMSVHSHRSVDGRTMRYPQLFEVDFSGSKLVVGKPYKP; from the coding sequence ATGCTGGCAACCGTAGCCTTACTGATGGCTACATTGAGCCAGGTTTTTTCGCAACATCAACCGCCGGTAGTACGACAGGATATTCCTCTGGATTCCATCCGCCTGAGCGATCCGTTCATCCTGGCGGATAAAAAAACAGCCACCTACTACATGACGGGGACCGGTGGTATGCTGTGGAAAAGCAAAGACCTGAAAAAGTGGACCGGTCCTTTTGTCATCGCTAAAACAGACCCAGCATCCTGGATGGGACCGAATCCGATGAGCTGGGCCGCCGAACTGCACCACTACAAAGACAAGTATTACTACTTTGCCACCTTCACCAACAGGGCGGTAAAAATCGATACGGTTGGTGAGAACGTTATCGAACGTCGTGCCAGTCATGTTTTAGTCAGTGATAATGCCGACGGTCCTTATGTGCCCATGAGCGATCCGACCTATTTGCCCGCCAGCAAACCCACGTTGGATGGTACATTTTGGGTAGACAAAGACGGGAAGCCGTACATGGTCTACTGCTATGAGTGGCTGCAAAATCAGAACGGAACCATCGAGAAAATAGAGCTGAAGCCCGATTTAAGTGGATCGATCGGCGACGGAAAATTGCTTTTCCGAGCCAGCGAGAGCCCGTGGAGTCGTGAAAACGTCAAGGGCTCGACGGGCCCAAATAAGGTGACGGATGGCCCCTTTTTATTCAATACTGGAACCGGTAGGCTGGGTATGCTGTGGACTAGCTGGATCTACGATGTGTATACGCAAGGGGTTGCTTATTCAAAAAGTGGTACGCTGGATGGCCCCTGGATACAGGAAAAAGAACCGATAACGCCACCAAATTATGGCCATGGTATGCTGTTTCAGACCCTGAACGGAAAGTGGCTGATGTCCGTGCATAGTCACAGAAGTGTTGATGGGCGCACCATGCGGTATCCTCAGTTGTTCGAAGTAGACTTTTCGGGCAGTAAGTTGGTTGTTGGCAAACCTTACAAACCGTAA